Sequence from the Rhizobium sp. TH2 genome:
CTCGTAGGCCCGCATCGCGCCGACCGGGATGTCGATCGACACTTCCGGCCAGCGCGCCTCCGGCCGCACCCAGCCGCCGTCGGTGCAGGTGACCTCGAAGTCGTAGCCGTGCATGTGGATCGGGTGGTTGGTCATGGTGAGGTTGCCGACCCGGACGCGAACCTTGTCGTTCTTGGAGACGACGAGCGGATCGATCCCCGGAAACACCCGGCTGTTCCAGGTCCAGAGATTGAAGTCGGTCATTTCCATGACGCGCGGGACGTATGAGCCGGGCTCGATGTCGAAGGCACTGAGCAGAAAGGCGAAGTCCCGGTCCACGGGCATGAACTTCGGGTCCTTGGGATGGATGACGAATAGTCCCATCATCCCCATCGCCATCTGGACCATCTCGTCGGAATGCGGATGGTACATGAACGTGCCCGACTTCACGAGGTCGAACTCGTAGACGAAGGTCTTGCCGACGGGGATATGCGGCTGGCTGAGCCCACCGACACCGTCCATGCCCGAGGGCAGGATCATGCCGTGCCAGTGGACGGTGGTGTGCTCCGGCAGCTTGTTGGTCACGAAGATACGCACCCGGTCGCCCTCGACCGCCTCGATGGTGGGACCCGGCGACTGGCCGTTGTAACCCCATAGATGGGCGGTCATGCCTTCGGCCATCTCCCGCTCGACGGGTTCGGCGACGAGGTGGAACTCCTTGACCCCGTTGTTCATGCGGAAGGGCAGCGTCCAGCCGTTCAGCGTAACCACGGGCTGGTAGTCCGGGCCGGTCGGCGGGTGGAGCGGCCCTTGCGTGCTCGCCTTCTCCATGATCGCGGCTTCAGGCAGACCCATGTTGGTGGTCGCCGCCCATGCGGAACTGGAGACCATGGCAGCGCCGGCTCCCAGTATTTGTCTTCTCGAAAACATCTCGGTTCCTTTCTAGTGTCCGCCGGCGTTGCCGGACGGTGCGGTCGACGCGGCTTCCGTGGGGGCCGAACCCGCGCCGCCGCCGTAGACGGCCGCAGTCAGGTTCGCCGCCGCGAGCCAGAAGTCGCGCTTGGCGTTGATGGAGAGCTGAACGGCGTTGATCTTGTCCCGGCTGTCGGTCAGCAGTTCGAACGTGTTGGTGATCATGCCATTGTAGGTGAGCAGCGATTCCTGCTCGATCTTGGTCCTCAGGGGCACGAGGCTGTTGCGGTAATGCCGGGCTATGTCGTAGCTTGATCGATAGGCCTCGTAAGCCGACCGCGACTCCGAGCGGACGTTGACCGCCTTCTCCGCGAGTTGGTTGGCCGCCCGCATATAGGCGAGCTCCGCCTTGCGCATTCGCGCCTTGCCGCTGTCGAAGATCGGAATGACGAACTCCAACTCCTTGGAATAGCTCGTATCCTTCTTGACCTTGCCGTCTTCCTTCTCGCGCTCGGTCTCGAACCCCGAGACGATCTCCAGATCGGTGACAAAGCGCGTCGCCTCGGTCAGCCCGTATGCTTTGGCGTTGGCCTCGAGTTCCAGCTTGGCGACCTGGAGGTCGATCCGGTTGGCGATCGCCTGCGCCTCGATGACGTTGTCGGTGATCAGCTTCTTGGGCAGCGGAGGCAGACGGTTGGGAAGCTTGTAGGCGACATCGTCGCCCCACAGTCCCATGAGCCGCGTCAGCTCCTCCTTCGCAAGGCGCTGGGCGAGCCGCGCCTGGGCGGTCTGACCCGACAGTTCGGCATAGAAGGCGTGCTCCCGCGCCTGCGAGCCCTTGGTCATGGCCCCGCTCTCGCCGAGCTTCTTGGCAAGCTCGGACGCAGCGTCGGCCGCCGCCTGAGCCTGGTTGAGTTGCGCGACCGTCTCGGAAGCGGCGACGGCGTTCACCCAGGCCCTGCGGGTGTTCGCCGCCAGCTCCAGTGTCTTGAGCGCCGCGTTGAGCTGCGCCTGGTCGAAACGGACCTTGGCGACTTTGATCGTCCTATCACGGGTCGCGAGAGCCAGCAGGTTGACAGCGAGCGTTCCCTCGATCGCGCGATATGCCTCAAGGCCCGGCGTGCCGATGCCCGTCAGGCCGACCGCCAACGTCGGATTGACGAGGAGCGTTGACTGCCAGACATCGGCGCCCGCGTCACCGAGATCGGCGTAAGCCGCCTGAAGGCCCTTGTTGTTGAGGAGCGCGATCTGGACAGCCGTCTCGGCATTAACAGCCTTGGACTGCGCAAGAAGCTCCTTGACTTGCGCATCCACGCGCTCCGCTTCGGCGCGGCTTTGTATCCAGACCGTCTCTTTCGAAAGGACAGCGCTTTTGCTCTGGGCGGCCGAAAATCCTGCGTCCTTTGCTGTGAATTCGTTTGTCGTGCAGCCTGTCAGAAACAGCGTGGCTGCGAGCGCCCCCGATACTGTCAGTCCCCTCATGACGCGTCGCTCCCCTCGGACGCGGCATCGTCATTCAGCTTCCGCCACGGCTTGGGATTGACGGGATCGCGGTGCTGGTAGCCCGCGACGGGATTGTGGTGGTGGGACGGTACGACTTCGGCGCTAAGGTCCGAAGGGGCCCTCGAGGCCGTGACCTCCGATGGATAGGTGGACGCGCATCCGCCGAGGATCAACGGCAGGATGGCCACCGACAACAGGTGTTTCATGTTGGAATCCGAGCATGGGTTTGAACAGGGCGGACTCAGGAAAAATCTGAATCACGCCCATCGAGCCGCTTCAGCGGCGTTCGTTCATGCGCGGATACTGGGGGGACGGTGCAGGGATTGGAGCTGGCCGAAGACGGAGCTGTCGTTCAGGAAATCGCGAACGGAATCGCTGCGCGGCGAGCCGAAATCGGGTGCGTCTGATATGATCGCGAGGCTGATGCAGAAATCGCTGCAGCAATTCTGCTTGTCCTGCTTCTGGTCGTGCTTTGCTGTATCCTTGGTGATGCCGTGGTCGTGATGATCGGAGTCATCCATCGAGGCGTGTTCGTCCTGGATATTATCCAGACTCACGGCAACCGACGACGCTTCATCGCCGTGCATCGCGAAGGTGGCATTAGGCAACGTATAGAGAGCCAGCGATGCGACGATCGCCAAGCGGAGCAGAACCAGCATTTTAGCGAATGCGATTCGGAACACGTTTCCCATTTCCTCTGGATAACACACCCAGTTAGCCTGTCAATTTCGACCGAATATTGGCGGGCGGCTCGATGCGTCTCTTTCCGTGCACGGTTAATACAAAGGCGATCCTGCCCATAGCTGATCCGGCGAGGATTTGCGAACGCTAAACGTTGACAGCGTGACAAGGTCAACAGGCGTCATCGATTTTTTAGAGATTTAGTTCTTCCGGGGAAGCATCCGCTCCAGGACATCGTCCCGTTTGACGAGCGCGTGCCAGAAGGCGGCCGCCACGTGCAACGCGACCATGCCGAGGATGATCCAGGCACCCGCGACGTGCAAGGGCGCGACGCGGAACGTGAGATAGCTCGCGACAAGACCGAGAGCAGCCTGACAGATGATGGCGGCGTAGAAAGCCCAGTGGAGCGCGAGGGCGACAACACCCATAACGTCACTTGGAAACGCCGTGCGCTCGCTCCGGAGGCGGACGATCAAGCGTAATGCCATCAAAGCGCCGATCGCCATGCCGCAATAATTGTGGACCTTGTGCTGGAGAATGTCCCAGGCCGACGGTTCGATGCCCATATGCACGGCGTGGTGCGTCCGATCGATACTCCCACCTGTAAGGTACTGGATGGGTATCATGAGCACGATGGCCCAATGAAGGGCGATCTGAAGGTTGGTATATCGGTCCCGCATCTGATGCCACGTGTTTGAAGACAGCGCCCACCCTCGCCGAAAGAGGTTAATATTCCGGGCCGGGAACCTTGACTGGCTCTCGCATGTTCACAACAACGGAGGATAATACTTGGCAACCGACCGGATCACGAGATCGCTGTTCACCCTGCTGGCTGCCGCGCTGTTCGCGCTGCACTTCCTTGGGATGTCACGCGCCGTCGCCGGTGAGCATGCCCCGGTTCAGATCGCCACGGAGCACCACCATATCGACCGGAACGGTTGCTCCGGGACGTGCTGCGAAAAGGCGGCGTGTTGTGTCCAAGCGGTCGTGCGAGACGACGGCCTTCCACCGCCTCCCCTGCCTCCGAGTTTTTCGATCACTTCAGAAGTGAACCTCGCTCTCCTGATCATAAGGGGACTCGACCCCCCTCCTCGAACACGCGCCGCCTGAAAGAAACCCACATGATAACTCGATCAATGGAGAACACGATGTTCAGCCAGCTCAAAACCCTATCAGTCGCCTTCGTCCTCGCAACGTCCGCAGCTTCGTATGCGAGCGCCCAGGAAGTCACCTACCCAGAGAAGTGCAAGTCCTCACACGACATGGCCATGGACCACGAGAAGATGATGAAGTCCTCGAGCATGGACATGCAGATGACCGATTTCCAGAGGGAGATGATGGACGGCATGCACAAGACGATGCCGCTGATGACGGGAGGCATGATGAAGGACGACGCCGATGTCGCCTTCGTATGCGGCATGATCGCCCACCACATGGGAGCCATCGAAATGTCCAAGACCGAGCTCAAGCTCGGCGACAACGAGGAGGCCAAGGCCATGGCGCAGAAAATCATCGACGCTCAGGTCAAGGAAATCGAAGACATGGCCAAGTGGGTCGAAGCGAACGCGAAGTAGGCAGATGTCGTCGCCCATGCCATGATAAGCATGGAGACAACCCGGCCGCGCAAGCGGCCGGGCCCAATGGGCAACTCGGTGCACTTGTTACGCCGAGAGCCCCTTCCCTTTCAGACTTGACGAGAACTGTGCTTGAAAACTTCGGGGTTCGCATTTCTGGTGTTCACGGCGTTGACGGGCGCGGCGCTTGTCGTCGCGGCCGAAACTGTGTCGCCCGCAGTCAGGGCGCGGCAGGCGGACATGAAGGAGATCAGCGCGGCGGCGAAAGCCATAAGCGAGTTCTTCTCCGGCAAGAGACCGTACCAAGCCTCCGAGTTCAGACGCAACGTCGACGTGATTTCCATTCGCGCCGGAGAGCATCTCGTGGCGCGGTTCGCGACCACGACCTCGGCGGCCGGCTCGGACGCAAAGCCGGAGATCGAGACGGATCGGGACAAGTTCGCTGAACTTGCTCGCCAGATGGAAGTCTATGCGAACCGCCTCAGGGACTCGGCGGAGGAAGGTGGGGCCATGCCTCAGTCCATGCGCATGAAAGCCTCTGAGGCGATCGATGGCGGCCCCTTCGCAAAGCGAAAGGACAAAGCGCCCGACGTGGACGCTTACAGTTCAGAGCACGCCTTCCATATGATGCTGCAGACCTGCACGTCATGCCACGCGGCGTTCCGGATCAAGCGCAAGTGACGTAACGGCGGGTCGAACATGGCTGCCACAGCGACCGAAGCCAGACGCGCGGGCGATTGCGGGCCGCACCGCCGATGTCAGGCCGCGCGCGGCTCCACCTCGACCGTCACATGTGAAAGGTCGTGGATCGCCATCAGTTCACGCCGATAGTACGACGGCGGGCGAGGTTCGTCAGCTAGCACGGACACGATGGCGCCATGGTGACCGGGTCCAAGCCGCCATACATGGAGGTCGGTGATCTCGTTACCGTCCTTCTCGATGATCTCTCGGATTTCCGTTGGAAGGTCCTCGTCCGCTGGAACATAGTCCAGAAGGACTCCGCCAGCCTCTTTGATGAGGCCCCACGACCAGCGCGCGATCACGAGCGCGCCGACGATGCCGATCGCCGGGTCGAGCCACAGCCATCCGTACAGGCTACCGACGAGAAGGGCAACGATCGCCAACACGGAAGTAAGGGCGTCGGCGAGGACATGGAGATACGCCGCCCGGAGATTCTGGTCCCTGACGTCATGGTCATGAGCGTGGTGATGCCCGTGATGGCTATCGTGGCTATGATGGTGCTTGGCGTGAGAGTGATGGTGCGAATGGTTATCCCGCAGGAGCCAGGCGCAAAGCAGGTTCACCGCTAACCCGACGACTGCGACGAAGGTGGCTTCCCGAAAATCGATCGACACCGGAGAGCTGAATCGGAGGAAGCTCTCCCATCCGATGATCAGGGCGATGAGAGCGAGCAGGACCGCGCTGGCGAAGGCCGCGAGGTCGCCGATTTTTCCAGTGCCGAACGTGAAGCGGGAATTACGGCTGTGCTTCCGCGCGAAGGCGTAGGCGAGAGCGGCAACCAGCAACGCTGCGGCGTGCGTCGACATGTGCCAGCCGTCCGCCGTCAGCGCCATCGAGCCGAAGACATTCCCGGCGACGATCTCCACGATCATCATGGTCGTCGTGATGCCTATCACCAGCCAAGTGCGTCTGGCATTGCGGTCATGGTCCTTACCAAGGAAGACGTGATCGTGGCGGTTGCCCGTAGAGGTGGGGCTCGGATCGCTGGTCATTTGAAGTACGTCCTTACGGCGTCGATGAGATCGGACGCTCCCTTGGCGCGTGCGGGATCGGTGTCCTTGTCGGGGTTGGCCAGGTGTTCGCGGATGTGGTCCTCGATGAGTTCGGACGTCAGGCCTGACACAGCGCCGCGGACCGACGCCACGAGGTTCAGTACCTCGCCACAGGGCGCTTCCGCCTCGAGCATACGTTCGATGGCTTCCATCTGACCTTTCAGTCGCCGAACTCGCGCGAGCAATTTAGCTTGGTGTTTGATCGTGTGCGTCATAAGATAGGGGGCTACCCTATTCGTGAGGCAATTTCAAGGCGGCCCTGGAACCTGAATAGTGCCGAAACGCAATCGAAGGGATAATGGAGGCCCTGCCTGGGAGTCGAACCCGGATCGGCTGCGAACGAAGCAGCTGCTCTGAAGTTAAGCTACGAGGGCCGTTGAACTCGATATCGCTCCACAACGAACGCGGCGCAAGCGTTTCCCGAAGTTAAGGTTACTCCGGGACCAGTGGGAGCCGAGCGCCGCCTGCACTTTTTCGGTTGTGGCGACCGTCTTGGACATCGTATTCACGTCGGTCTTGAATTCCGTCGGCGCGCCTATGACTTCAGACATAGGCGATGTCCAGCGGAAGCTTC
This genomic interval carries:
- a CDS encoding multicopper oxidase family protein, with translation MFSRRQILGAGAAMVSSSAWAATTNMGLPEAAIMEKASTQGPLHPPTGPDYQPVVTLNGWTLPFRMNNGVKEFHLVAEPVEREMAEGMTAHLWGYNGQSPGPTIEAVEGDRVRIFVTNKLPEHTTVHWHGMILPSGMDGVGGLSQPHIPVGKTFVYEFDLVKSGTFMYHPHSDEMVQMAMGMMGLFVIHPKDPKFMPVDRDFAFLLSAFDIEPGSYVPRVMEMTDFNLWTWNSRVFPGIDPLVVSKNDKVRVRVGNLTMTNHPIHMHGYDFEVTCTDGGWVRPEARWPEVSIDIPVGAMRAYEFDANYLGDWAIHCHKSHHTMNAMGHDVPTFIGVDKREVAKKIRKLQPEYMPMGTKGMADMGEMEMEIPENTVPMMTGWGPHGPIEMGGMFSVVKVREGISADDYKDPGWYENPPGTQAWEWTGALPEPTKADDAKTKVTPKDTTKQSHENHR
- a CDS encoding TolC family protein, whose protein sequence is MRGLTVSGALAATLFLTGCTTNEFTAKDAGFSAAQSKSAVLSKETVWIQSRAEAERVDAQVKELLAQSKAVNAETAVQIALLNNKGLQAAYADLGDAGADVWQSTLLVNPTLAVGLTGIGTPGLEAYRAIEGTLAVNLLALATRDRTIKVAKVRFDQAQLNAALKTLELAANTRRAWVNAVAASETVAQLNQAQAAADAASELAKKLGESGAMTKGSQAREHAFYAELSGQTAQARLAQRLAKEELTRLMGLWGDDVAYKLPNRLPPLPKKLITDNVIEAQAIANRIDLQVAKLELEANAKAYGLTEATRFVTDLEIVSGFETEREKEDGKVKKDTSYSKELEFVIPIFDSGKARMRKAELAYMRAANQLAEKAVNVRSESRSAYEAYRSSYDIARHYRNSLVPLRTKIEQESLLTYNGMITNTFELLTDSRDKINAVQLSINAKRDFWLAAANLTAAVYGGGAGSAPTEAASTAPSGNAGGH
- a CDS encoding cytochrome b; this translates as MRDRYTNLQIALHWAIVLMIPIQYLTGGSIDRTHHAVHMGIEPSAWDILQHKVHNYCGMAIGALMALRLIVRLRSERTAFPSDVMGVVALALHWAFYAAIICQAALGLVASYLTFRVAPLHVAGAWIILGMVALHVAAAFWHALVKRDDVLERMLPRKN
- a CDS encoding DUF305 domain-containing protein, producing MITRSMENTMFSQLKTLSVAFVLATSAASYASAQEVTYPEKCKSSHDMAMDHEKMMKSSSMDMQMTDFQREMMDGMHKTMPLMTGGMMKDDADVAFVCGMIAHHMGAIEMSKTELKLGDNEEAKAMAQKIIDAQVKEIEDMAKWVEANAK
- a CDS encoding cytochrome c, which translates into the protein MKTSGFAFLVFTALTGAALVVAAETVSPAVRARQADMKEISAAAKAISEFFSGKRPYQASEFRRNVDVISIRAGEHLVARFATTTSAAGSDAKPEIETDRDKFAELARQMEVYANRLRDSAEEGGAMPQSMRMKASEAIDGGPFAKRKDKAPDVDAYSSEHAFHMMLQTCTSCHAAFRIKRK
- the dmeF gene encoding CDF family Co(II)/Ni(II) efflux transporter DmeF, whose amino-acid sequence is MTSDPSPTSTGNRHDHVFLGKDHDRNARRTWLVIGITTTMMIVEIVAGNVFGSMALTADGWHMSTHAAALLVAALAYAFARKHSRNSRFTFGTGKIGDLAAFASAVLLALIALIIGWESFLRFSSPVSIDFREATFVAVVGLAVNLLCAWLLRDNHSHHHSHAKHHHSHDSHHGHHHAHDHDVRDQNLRAAYLHVLADALTSVLAIVALLVGSLYGWLWLDPAIGIVGALVIARWSWGLIKEAGGVLLDYVPADEDLPTEIREIIEKDGNEITDLHVWRLGPGHHGAIVSVLADEPRPPSYYRRELMAIHDLSHVTVEVEPRAA
- a CDS encoding metal/formaldehyde-sensitive transcriptional repressor, whose protein sequence is MTHTIKHQAKLLARVRRLKGQMEAIERMLEAEAPCGEVLNLVASVRGAVSGLTSELIEDHIREHLANPDKDTDPARAKGASDLIDAVRTYFK